The sequence below is a genomic window from Dioscorea cayenensis subsp. rotundata cultivar TDr96_F1 unplaced genomic scaffold, TDr96_F1_v2_PseudoChromosome.rev07_lg8_w22 25.fasta BLBR01000428.1, whole genome shotgun sequence.
TCATATATGTCCGAGGATCCGCATAGCCCTCGATTTATGTGTTATTTATCCATTCCTACTTTTTTTATGCCAATGTTGGTGACTGGAGATAACTCTCTTCAATTATTCCTGGGATGGGAGGGAGTAGGTCTTGCTTCATATTTGTTAATTCATTTCTGGTTCACACGACTTCAGGCAGATAAAGCAGCTACAAAAGCTATGCCTGTCAATCGAGTAGGTGATTTTGGATTAGCTCCTGGGATTTCGGGTCGTTTTACTCTTTTTCAAACAGTAGACTTTTCAACCATTTTTGCTTGTGCTAGTGCCCCCCAAAATTCTTGGATTTCTCGCAATATTAGATTGAATGCCATAACTCTGATTTGTATTTTACTTCTTATTGGTGCTGTTGGGAAATCTGCACAGATAGGGATCGCATACTCGGTCACCCGATGCTATGGAGGGTCCCACTCCAGTATCTGCTTTGATTCATGCAGCTACTATGGTCACAGCTGGCGTTTTCATGATAGCAAGGTGCTCCCCTTTATTTGAATACCCACCTACGGCTTTGATTGTTATTACTTTTGCAGGAGCTATGACGTCATTCCTTGCGGCAACCACTGGAATATTACAGAACGATCTAAAGAGGGTCATAGCTTATTCAACTTGCAGTCAATTAGGCTATATGATCTTTGCTTGCGGCATCTCTAACTATTCGGTTAGCGTCTTTCACTTAATGAATCACGCGTTTTTCAAAGCATTACTCTTCCTGAGTGCAGGTTCGGTGATTCATGCCATGTCGGATGAGCAAGATATGCGGAAGATGGGGGGGCTTGCCTCCTCGTTCCCTTTGACCTATGCCATGATGCTCATGGGCAGCTTATCTCTAATTGGATTTCCTTTTCCAACT
It includes:
- the LOC120254360 gene encoding LOW QUALITY PROTEIN: NADH-ubiquinone oxidoreductase chain 5-like (The sequence of the model RefSeq protein was modified relative to this genomic sequence to represent the inferred CDS: deleted 1 base in 1 codon), which produces MFDASWGFLFDSPTVVMLIVVTSISSLVHLYSISYMSEDPHSPRFMCYLSIPTFFMPMLVTGDNSLQLFLGWEGVGLASYLLIHFWFTRLQADKAATKAMPVNRVGDFGLAPGISGRFTLFQTVDFSTIFACASAPQNSWISRNIRLNAITLICILLLIGAVGKSAQIGSHTRSPDAMEGPTPVSALIHAATMVTAGVFMIARCSPLFEYPPTALIVITFAGAMTSFLAATTGILQNDLKRVIAYSTCSQLGYMIFACGISNYSVSVFHLMNHAFFKALLFLSAGSVIHAMSDEQDMRKMGGLASSFPLTYAMMLMGSLSLIGFPFPTGFYSKDVILELAYTKYTISGNFAFWLGSVSVLFTSYYSFRLLFLTFIVPTNSFGRDRLRCHDAPIPMAIPSILLALGSLFVGYLAKV